A single Argopecten irradians isolate NY unplaced genomic scaffold, Ai_NY scaffold_0035, whole genome shotgun sequence DNA region contains:
- the LOC138311504 gene encoding uncharacterized protein: MLKDARSAKRSVMQDLKACTERTLRISRDTDGISTYPLSRLLREVIQLTELESTMYHKIKLHIQELFPEYLIVGGSGQSTEMIATLRTFLREIANVTTSAQDRKHNVSCEDSDILRPRHNYVSTHYITYNNNQTCSGPAYGMILLPGGIQVLPLRDHLEFCGPNNTLYRNKRLRRDPEKIVYYKHRFILVESFSDSFKLIKRISQYGGRDLRFERYDGGMESSGLAVYGENVFVISKHTTLLVYSAGRTTRITLRHGRHHWANIELKNSEPGSDYGMISGEIVEQLPVLIRSSGMKVCAINNSRLSQNAYVTVNGDVYIAAPDNNRVLMFDKECHPYDEYIQLLPRHYVQDIVGLDDVILITVYDADTSERYVAIYVKGSTTSPFSFNWD, encoded by the exons ATGTTAAAAGACGCCAGATCCGCCAAGAGGTCAGTCATGCAGGATTTGAAAGCTTGTACCGAAAGAACATTAAGGATATCACGTGACACAGACGGAATAAGTACATATCCGCTTTCGAGGCTtctaagggaggtaatccaaCTTACGGAACTGGAGAGTACGATGTACCATAAAATCAAGCTTCATATCCAGGAGCTCTTTCCGGAATACCTTATCGTCGGTGGTTCGGGCCAGTCCACGGAAATGATCGCTACTCTCCGGACTTTTCTACGGGAAATCGCGAATGTGACGACTAGTGCGCAGGACCGGAAGCATAACGTGTCGTGTGAGGATAGCGACATTTTGA GACCACGCCACAATTATGTATCAACTCATTACATTACTTACAACAACAACCAGACATGTTCCGGACCAGCCTATGGAATGATTCTACTTCCGGGGGGAATCCAAGTACTACCGCTACGGGATCACCTCGAGTTCTGTGGACCAAACAACACACTGTATAGGAACAAGCGACTGAGGCGAGACCCTGAAAAAATAGTGTATTATAAACACAGATTCATTCTTGTGGAATCTTTCTCGGACAGTTTTAAGTTGATTAAGAGAATCAGCCAATATGGCGGCAGGGATCTTCGGTTTGAACGATATGACGGCGGCATGGAAAGCTCCGGACTGGCGGTATACGGTGAAAACGTGTTTGTAATATCTAAGCATACTACATTACTGGTGTACTCTGCTGGAAGGACGACCCGAATAACGCTGCGGCATGGTCGGCATCACTGGGCAAACATAGAACTGAAGAATTCTGAGCCTGGCTCCGATTACGGTATGATTTCAGGAGAAATAGTAGAGCAGCTTCCGGTTCTGATACGGAGTTCCGGTATGAAGGTTTGTGCGATTAACAATTCGAGATTATCACAAAATGCTTATGTCACTGTTAATGGTGATGTTTACATTGCCGCTCCTGACAACAACCGAGTTCTGATGTTTGACAAGGAATGCCATCCTTATGACGAATATATTCAACTTCTGCCGAGACATTACGTCCAGGATATCGTGGGCCTCGATGACGTCATACTTATAACGGTTTACGATGCGGACACAAGCGAAAGATATGTCGCGATTTACGTCAAGGGAAGTACGACGTCGCCATTTTCATTTAACTGGgattaa